In Deltaproteobacteria bacterium, the genomic stretch ATAGATCCGCAGGAAAGTGAGATTGCCGACGTAGGGGTCATTCATGATCTTGAACGCGAGAGCAGATAGAGGAGAGCCATTGGCAGGAGAACGTTCTTCTTCCAGGCCATTTTCGGGGTTGAATCCACGGATGGGAGGAACATCCAAGGGAGAAGGAAGGTAATCCACCACGGCATCCAAAAGTTGTTGTATCCCCTTATTTTTAAAAGCGGACCCACAAAGTACAGGAACGATCTTGGCATCTAAGGTCCCTTGACGAATGAGAGCTTGAACTTCTTCTGAGGAAATGGGTTCGCCCGCCAGATATTTTTCCATGAAGGCATCATCCAATTCAGCCAGACGTTCGAAGAGAGTCTCATGGTAGGCTTGGGCAATTCTAGCCAGATGCTCGGGAACTTCCTCCTCATGGAAATCCACCCCTAAGCTTCCCTCGTTGAAAAGAATTGCTTTCATCCGCAGAATATCAACGACCCCTCGAAAGTCTTCTTCTTCGCCTAAGGGGATTTGCAAGGGAAAGGGATGGGCATTGAGGCGTTCTCGGATCATCTTCACTACCCGGGGAAAGTCCGCCCCAACCCGGTCCATCTTGTTGACGAAAGCGATCCTCGGAATACCATATTTATCTGCCTGCCGCCAGACAGTTTCACTCTGCGGCTCAACCCCTCCCACCCCACAGAAAACGGCAATCACCCCATCCAAAACCCGCAGGCTTCGCTCGACTTCTATCGTGAAATCAACATGACCGGGAGTATCGATGATGTTGATGCGGTGATTTCTCCACAAGCAAGTCGTGGCGGCAGAAGTAATCGTGATCCCCCGCTCTTGCTCTTGCTCCATCCAATCCATCACCGCTGTTCCGTCATGCACCTCTCCCAGCTTGTATGAGACTCCGGTATAATAAAGGATACGCTCCGTCGTCGTAGTCTTTCCGGCGTCTATATGCGCCATGATTCCAATGTTGCGTGTTTTTTCTAATTCTGATCGATTGCCCAAAATCTTACTTCCTTTGAGAAAAACCTATCTTCCGGCTAAGCTTAATGTCATCGGGTTCACAGTTCCCACTGCTGCGGGAGTGGTCCTTTATCACCTTTACCACCGATAATGGGCAAAGGCCTTGTTGGCCTCGGCCATTTTGTGGACATCTTCTCTTTTCTTAACGGCCCCCCCCCGATTATTCGCGGCATCGATAAATTCTGCTGCTAATTTTTCCTCCATGCTCTTTTCGGATCGGTCTTTGGCATAGGTAATCAGCCAGCGAATGGCTAAAGCTGTCCGTCTTTCCGCGCGCACTTCCGTGGGCACCTGATAAGTAGCTCCTCCCACTCTACGAGATTTCACCTCGAGGATCGGTTTTACATTGTTAACAGATTTCTCGAAGAGCTTTAGCGGGTCTTCTTTCGTCCGGTCCCGGATAATTTCCATGGCTTGGTAGAGAATGCGTTCCGCCACACTTTTCTTGCCGCATTCCATGATGTTATTGATAAACTTGGCTACCCCCAAGTTTTTATACTTGGGGTCGGGGAGAATTTTCCGCTTGGTCACTACGCGTCTTCTGGGCATGCCTTCCTCACTTTGGCCTTTTGGCCCCGTATTTTGAACGGCTCTTCTTCCGGTTTTGAACCCCCACAGAATCGAGGGTCCCCCGGATGATATGATAGCGAACTCCTGGGAGATCTTTCACCCGCCCACCGCGGATTAATACAACCGAATGTTCTTGGAGGTTATGCCCTACTCCTGGAATATAGGTGGTAATCTCGTACCCGTTCGTCAAACGTACCCGGGCAACTTTTCTTAAAGCCGAGTTGGGCTTTTTGGGAGTTGAAGTGTATACTCGGATGCAAACACCCCTTCGCTGTGGCGAATTCATTAAAGCCGGGGCAGCCGTTTTTCGTTTTATTTTCCGGCGTCCGAGACGGATCAGTTGATTAATTGTGGGCATTTTCCCCCTCATTTATTAACAGCATCAAAATTTTTAATTTTACCTTATTTATCATTTTTGTCAATAGTTTATTAAATTTCAGGCATTTTTTTCTGAATTTTCTCTCTCTTCTTCTTCCCCTTCTACTTTAATCCCTATATTCCGGTACCGCGGAAGACCCGTTCCCGCCGGGATCAACCGACCAAGGATCACGTTTTCCTTTAACCCGCGGAGGAAGTCTGTCTTCCCGCTAATGGCAGCTTGAGTTAGAACTTTGGTCGTTTCCTGGAAGGAAGCGGCAGAAATGAAACCCTCCGTACTCAACGAGGCTTTGGTCACACCTAAAAGAAGAGGCTCGGCTACAGCAGGCTGTTTGCCGGCATTCTCCAGCCGCTCATTTTCTTCCTCAAAGACATGTCGTTCCACATACTCCCCGACCAGGAAATTGGAGTCCCCCACTTCCTTGATCATTACCCTGCGAAGCATTTGCTTGACGATAACCTCGATATGTTTGTCGTTGATCTTCACTCCTTGAAGGCGATAGACTTCTTGAACTTCATCGACCAAATAGCGCGCTAAATCCTCTACTCCCAGGATGGAAAGAATATCGTGAGGGTTCGAAGATCCGTCCATTAAAGCCTCGCCGGCTTTGACTCTTTCGCCTTCATGAACACTAATATGTTTTCCTTTGGGAATCGAATATTCCTTAGGTTCACCCACCTCGGGTGTAATGATTACTTTACGTTTCCCCTTGGTGTCCCTGCCAAAAGAGACGCCCCCCGTGATTTCACTAATGACGGCAAACTCTTTAGGCTTGCGAGCCTCGAAAAGTTCTACCACCCGTGGTAAACCTCCGGTTATATCTTTGGTTTTTGTTGTCTCTCTGGGAATTTTGGCAATGACATCTCCCTGGTGCACCATATCTCCTTCGGTGACGACGATATGAGCGCCAACGGGAAGAAGATAACGGGCCATGGCTTCTGAGCCGGGGAGCTTCAAAGTCCGCCCGCGTTCATCCTTGATGGACACCCGCGGTCGGGCTTCCGGATCCTTAGCCTCAGAGACGACCTTGGTTGAAAAACCCGTCACCTCATCCAACTGCTCCTGCATGGTAACGCCTTCGACAATGTCCCCAAATTTTATCCGCCCAGAACCTTCGGTTAAAATGGGAATGGTATAGGGATCCCATTCGGCAATCAGGTCTCCCCCTTTCACAAGCTGTCCGTTTCCAACCTTAATCTTTGCCCCGTAGATGATCGGATAACGTTCGCGTTCTCTCCCGGTTTCGTCTGCCAGAGCCAGTTCCCCATTCCGGTTCATAACTACCCAATCCCCACCTTTATTCCGCACCGTGGAGAGGTTGATAAATTTCACTCGCCCGTCGTTCCGCGGTTGTAAAGTGGTTTGTTCTGCCCGTCGGCTGGCGGTACCCCCAATATGGAAGGTGCGCATGGTTAATTGGGTCCCCGGCTCACCGATGGACTGAGCAGCGATAATTCCTACTGCTTCTCCGATGTTGACCATCTGGCCGCGGGCCAGATCCCGCCCGTAGCATTTTACGCAAACTCCCCGTTTCGAGCGACAGGTCAACACCGAGCGAATCTTAACTTTTTCCAACCCGGCATTCTCGATCTTTTCCACGAATTTCTCATCAATTTCCTCATTGGCTTTGATGATAACTTCTTCGGTAAAAGGATCGGCGATATCCTCTAAAGCGACCCGCCCGAGGATGCGCTCTCCGATGGGCTCTATGATCTCTCCGCCTTCCACCAAGGGAGTCACAAAAATGCCCTCTAATGTCCCGCAATCCTCTTCGGCAACCACCATATCTTGGGCCACGTCCACCAGCCTGCGGGTCAAATAGCCGGAATTGGCCGTCTTAAGTGCGGTGTCCGCCAGACCTTTGCGCGCTCCGTGGGTGGAGATAAAGTATTGCAAAACCGTCAACCCTTCCCGGAAATTGGCAGTGATGGGGGTCTCAATGATTTCCCCCGAG encodes the following:
- the rpsL gene encoding 30S ribosomal protein S12, whose product is MPTINQLIRLGRRKIKRKTAAPALMNSPQRRGVCIRVYTSTPKKPNSALRKVARVRLTNGYEITTYIPGVGHNLQEHSVVLIRGGRVKDLPGVRYHIIRGTLDSVGVQNRKKSRSKYGAKRPK
- the rpsG gene encoding 30S ribosomal protein S7, translated to MPRRRVVTKRKILPDPKYKNLGVAKFINNIMECGKKSVAERILYQAMEIIRDRTKEDPLKLFEKSVNNVKPILEVKSRRVGGATYQVPTEVRAERRTALAIRWLITYAKDRSEKSMEEKLAAEFIDAANNRGGAVKKREDVHKMAEANKAFAHYRW